From Dehalococcoidia bacterium, a single genomic window includes:
- a CDS encoding immunity 49 family protein gives MAEQEWEARCREVEQLLSALSPPDDDRVRWALGAARLWWEAAACAHWSGDDAGRERALGHAAAAFDQLAVALRDEYEGHPLVDVEVILDGILIAWAAGRDEVAERLGRLPTQRFRPRGRAKPDEPLMFATFAVASAARGNAPARDRAIANAREAIAAGRTADLTRARGAIAPLLDGVEAVARGRGKALERALSKLVRYHRWRYRERETPLAALDVRGSALARWAARCGVSCQVTDPLLAPVAAGATR, from the coding sequence CAGAGTGCGCTGGGCCCTCGGCGCGGCCCGGCTGTGGTGGGAAGCTGCCGCGTGCGCGCATTGGTCGGGCGACGACGCTGGGCGCGAGCGCGCGCTGGGTCACGCTGCGGCCGCCTTCGACCAGCTGGCTGTCGCGCTTCGCGACGAGTACGAAGGGCACCCCCTTGTCGACGTTGAGGTCATCCTCGACGGGATCCTAATCGCGTGGGCAGCAGGACGGGACGAGGTGGCAGAACGGCTGGGACGGCTGCCGACCCAGCGCTTCCGGCCGCGTGGCCGCGCCAAGCCGGACGAGCCGCTGATGTTCGCCACCTTCGCCGTGGCGAGTGCTGCCCGCGGCAACGCGCCGGCGCGTGACCGCGCGATTGCCAACGCGCGCGAGGCGATCGCCGCGGGGCGGACGGCCGACCTGACGCGAGCCCGCGGGGCGATCGCCCCGTTGCTCGACGGAGTGGAGGCGGTCGCCCGCGGGCGGGGCAAAGCGCTCGAGCGCGCCCTCAGCAAGCTGGTCCGCTATCACCGCTGGCGGTATCGTGAGCGCGAAACCCCGCTGGCGGCGCTCGATGTCCGCGGGAGCGCACTGGCGCGCTGGGCGGCACGCTGCGGCGTGAGCTGCCAGGTCACCGACCCTCTCCTTGCGCCAGTGGCGGCTGGAGCGACGCGGTGA
- a CDS encoding DUF1015 domain-containing protein, with protein sequence MATIRPFRGWRYNLHRIGNLADVTCPPYDVISPEEQRRFYERSPYNIIRVEFGETRPDDSPHDNRYTRARADLDRWRAEGILVQDPAPAFYLYEQEFTTREGRARRRALLVDLKLEPWASGVVLPHEETMAAPKADRFELLRTVQANTSPIFGLYPDPEKAARAATDRVIASPPDADFVDEAGERHRLWVVRDAAIIAAVTRALADQPVLIADGHHRYETALGYSAQPAAPPGADGILIALVAEDDPGLRVYPTHRTVQGVDPPRLATLEARAAEGFTIEPLGRLDEIRFEQIEAALCRARQPAFAVAGLPAGQASILTPKGAWEDRLPARSAAWRHLDLVALHYLFLAPLLDLDVDREGEGRVRFTRDGAGALEGVRRGDLQLAAFLSPPDPRTIRAVAAAGDRMPHKSTYFYPKMRTGLVLRGIGPNA encoded by the coding sequence ATGGCCACGATCCGGCCGTTTCGCGGCTGGCGCTACAATCTCCACCGGATTGGCAATCTCGCCGACGTCACCTGTCCCCCCTACGACGTGATCAGCCCGGAGGAGCAGCGCCGCTTCTACGAACGCAGCCCCTACAACATCATCCGGGTCGAGTTTGGGGAGACCCGGCCCGACGACTCCCCGCACGACAACCGCTACACCCGTGCCCGTGCCGATCTCGACCGCTGGCGCGCCGAAGGCATTCTCGTGCAGGACCCCGCGCCGGCGTTTTACCTCTACGAGCAGGAATTCACGACCCGCGAAGGGCGCGCTCGGCGGCGCGCCCTCCTCGTCGACCTCAAGCTCGAGCCGTGGGCGAGCGGCGTCGTCCTGCCGCACGAGGAGACGATGGCTGCCCCGAAGGCAGATCGGTTCGAACTCCTGCGGACGGTCCAAGCAAATACCAGCCCGATCTTCGGGCTTTACCCCGACCCGGAAAAGGCAGCGCGAGCGGCGACGGACCGCGTGATCGCCTCCCCGCCGGACGCCGACTTTGTCGACGAAGCGGGCGAGCGCCACCGGCTCTGGGTCGTGCGCGATGCGGCGATTATCGCCGCCGTGACCCGTGCGCTCGCTGATCAGCCCGTGCTGATCGCCGATGGACATCACCGCTACGAAACCGCGCTCGGCTACAGCGCTCAGCCCGCTGCCCCGCCCGGCGCGGATGGCATCCTGATCGCGCTTGTCGCCGAGGATGACCCCGGACTGCGCGTCTATCCGACGCACCGCACCGTCCAGGGCGTCGACCCGCCCCGGCTCGCCACGCTCGAGGCGCGCGCCGCCGAAGGGTTCACCATCGAGCCGCTTGGCCGGCTCGACGAGATACGCTTTGAGCAGATCGAGGCAGCGCTTTGCCGCGCGCGGCAGCCAGCCTTCGCAGTCGCCGGGCTGCCGGCTGGCCAAGCGTCGATCCTGACCCCAAAGGGAGCGTGGGAGGATCGGCTCCCGGCTCGGTCCGCTGCGTGGCGACATCTCGACCTTGTGGCGCTCCACTACCTCTTTCTCGCACCGTTGCTCGACCTCGACGTCGACCGCGAAGGGGAGGGGCGGGTGCGCTTTACGCGGGATGGCGCGGGCGCGCTCGAGGGAGTACGCCGCGGCGACCTTCAGCTTGCGGCGTTTCTCAGCCCGCCCGACCCGCGCACGATTCGGGCGGTTGCGGCAGCAGGGGATCGAATGCCGCACAAGTCGACCTACTTCTACCCGAAGATGAGGACGGGGCTTGTCCTCCGCGGGATCGGGCCGAATGCATAG
- a CDS encoding ribonuclease HII → MVVVRTWPTREQEDRFFAAGHALVAGVDEVGRGPLAGPVVAAAVLAPPDAPWDLPVADSKQLTASERERLAAAIVRALPCALGLATVAEIDDLGVAAATRLAMMRAVRALPQQPTALLIDAVALPGLRIEQRAIVRGDTCCWTIAAASVVAKVERDRLMYELDRRYPDYGLARHKGYATAEHLEALARLGPTPEHRRSFAPLRLSLER, encoded by the coding sequence ATGGTCGTCGTTCGAACATGGCCGACCCGTGAGCAGGAAGACCGCTTCTTCGCCGCCGGCCACGCCCTCGTAGCGGGTGTCGATGAGGTCGGCCGCGGGCCGCTCGCTGGACCGGTTGTTGCGGCCGCGGTGCTCGCTCCGCCGGATGCCCCGTGGGACCTGCCGGTCGCCGATTCGAAACAGCTGACAGCCTCGGAGCGCGAACGGCTGGCCGCCGCGATCGTCCGCGCGCTGCCCTGCGCCCTCGGCTTGGCGACGGTCGCCGAAATCGATGACCTCGGGGTCGCTGCCGCCACGCGCCTCGCCATGATGCGGGCGGTGCGCGCGCTTCCCCAGCAGCCAACGGCGCTCCTGATCGACGCCGTCGCTCTGCCGGGCCTCCGCATTGAGCAGCGCGCGATTGTCCGCGGCGATACCTGCTGCTGGACGATCGCGGCCGCCTCGGTCGTCGCCAAAGTTGAGCGCGACCGCCTGATGTATGAACTCGACCGCCGCTATCCGGACTATGGCCTAGCGCGCCATAAGGGCTACGCGACGGCGGAGCACCTCGAGGCGCTCGCCCGGCTCGGCCCCACGCCGGAGCACCGGCGTTCCTT
- a CDS encoding TrkA family potassium uptake protein produces MYIIIVGGGQVGYHLAKELIAEGHEVLLIEKDARTCERINEDLGSVCVRGDGCEAATLEDVGAGRADVFIAVTGEDEDNLVSCQVAKVRFGVRRTIARINNPKNDRIFRLLGIDAPVSSTQVILEHIEHEVPQHPLMHLMDLSRFGMEIVDIVIGDDSPVRGQRLGDVLLPAGAFISVVITSRGGPQAPNPSLVLMPGDELIAVTPIDQETRLRRMLAGV; encoded by the coding sequence ATGTACATCATCATCGTTGGCGGCGGCCAAGTGGGTTACCACCTCGCCAAAGAGCTGATCGCCGAAGGGCACGAAGTCCTGCTCATCGAAAAAGACGCCCGCACTTGCGAACGGATCAATGAAGACCTCGGCAGCGTCTGCGTTCGCGGCGATGGCTGCGAAGCAGCCACGCTCGAAGATGTCGGGGCCGGCCGCGCCGACGTCTTCATCGCAGTGACAGGCGAAGACGAAGACAACCTCGTCAGCTGCCAAGTCGCGAAAGTGCGCTTCGGCGTCCGCCGGACCATCGCGCGCATCAACAACCCGAAGAACGACCGCATCTTCCGTCTGTTGGGCATCGACGCGCCCGTCAGCAGCACCCAAGTCATTCTCGAACATATCGAGCACGAAGTGCCGCAGCATCCTCTCATGCATCTGATGGATCTCTCGCGGTTTGGGATGGAGATCGTCGACATCGTCATTGGCGATGACAGCCCGGTCCGCGGGCAGCGCCTCGGCGATGTGCTGCTGCCGGCGGGGGCCTTCATCTCGGTCGTCATTACGTCACGAGGCGGCCCCCAAGCGCCGAACCCGTCCCTCGTCCTGATGCCCGGCGATGAGTTGATTGCGGTCACCCCGATCGACCAAGAGACGCGGCTGCGCCGCATGCTCGCCGGCGTCTAG
- a CDS encoding TrkA family potassium uptake protein, producing MNVIIMGCGRVGATLAKLLDDEGHHVTILDIDPYSFRRLPATFRGTALVGNGTDQDVLVRAGIAEADVFVAATQGDNRNVMAAQIAKHIFGVRRVVSRIYDPIREQMYRELGLETFSPTVVGAHYMYALVVGKPTPALPPIGR from the coding sequence ATGAACGTCATCATCATGGGCTGCGGCCGCGTCGGCGCCACCCTCGCCAAACTACTCGACGACGAAGGGCATCACGTCACGATCCTCGACATCGACCCGTACTCCTTCCGCCGCCTGCCCGCGACATTCCGGGGCACCGCCCTCGTCGGGAATGGCACTGACCAAGACGTCCTCGTTCGCGCTGGCATTGCGGAAGCTGACGTCTTTGTCGCCGCCACGCAAGGCGATAACCGCAACGTCATGGCGGCGCAGATCGCCAAGCACATCTTCGGCGTGCGGCGCGTCGTCAGCCGGATCTACGACCCCATTCGCGAGCAGATGTACCGCGAACTCGGCTTAGAGACGTTCTCACCAACCGTCGTCGGCGCTCACTACATGTACGCCCTTGTTGTCGGCAAGCCGACCCCGGCCCTGCCGCCCATCGGTCGGTAA
- a CDS encoding pyridoxal-phosphate dependent enzyme, whose translation MSLDLDDVRAAGALLAGIAHRTPVLTSRTLNAVTGRQVFLKCENMQRSGSFKFRGAYTALSRLSPSCRRAGVVAFSSGNHAQAVALAGRLLGVPTTIFMPTDAPAAKVAATRSYGAAIRWYDRETEDRAALAAEFAAAMGATLLPPFDHPDIIAGQGTAALELLEEIPDLDTMLVPVGGGGLIAGSLLVTAGRGVAVFGVEPAAADDTTQSLRAGRRVAISPPQTIADGLRATMPGELTFPILQRCVAGILTVSEEAIAAAVRFLLLRLKLLVEPSGAVGVAALLSGTLRGGRRVGVILSGGNVDPGALAALLVGESGGA comes from the coding sequence GTGAGCCTCGATCTCGACGACGTGCGGGCAGCGGGAGCGCTTCTTGCAGGAATTGCCCATCGCACGCCGGTGCTCACCTCGCGGACCCTCAACGCAGTGACCGGCCGACAGGTCTTCTTGAAGTGCGAGAACATGCAGCGCAGCGGCTCGTTCAAGTTTCGCGGTGCCTACACTGCGCTCTCGCGCCTCAGCCCGAGCTGCCGCCGGGCCGGCGTCGTGGCCTTCTCGTCCGGGAATCACGCTCAGGCGGTCGCCCTCGCTGGTCGGCTGCTCGGCGTGCCGACCACCATTTTTATGCCGACCGATGCGCCTGCCGCGAAGGTAGCCGCGACGAGAAGCTACGGAGCGGCGATCCGCTGGTACGACCGGGAGACCGAGGACCGGGCGGCGCTGGCGGCGGAGTTTGCTGCCGCGATGGGGGCGACCCTGCTCCCGCCGTTCGATCATCCGGACATCATCGCGGGGCAAGGAACCGCTGCTCTCGAACTGCTGGAGGAGATCCCCGACCTCGACACGATGCTCGTGCCGGTTGGCGGCGGGGGATTGATCGCCGGCTCGCTGCTGGTCACCGCCGGACGCGGGGTCGCGGTCTTTGGGGTCGAGCCGGCGGCCGCTGACGATACGACACAGTCGCTTCGGGCAGGACGACGAGTGGCGATCTCCCCGCCCCAGACGATCGCCGACGGGCTGCGCGCAACTATGCCGGGGGAACTAACCTTCCCGATCCTCCAGCGCTGCGTCGCAGGGATCCTCACCGTTTCCGAGGAGGCGATCGCCGCGGCAGTTCGGTTCCTCCTGCTGCGGCTGAAGCTGCTCGTTGAACCAAGCGGCGCCGTCGGCGTTGCCGCGTTGCTCAGCGGCACGCTTCGGGGCGGACGGCGCGTGGGGGTCATCCTCTCGGGGGGAAATGTCGACCCGGGAGCGCTGGCGGCGCTTCTCGTCGGCGAGAGTGGGGGGGCCTAG
- a CDS encoding universal stress protein: protein MATRFRRILVPVKGYPTDAEAIGLACTLAKRDRGQVFAIYVIEVKRSLPIDVEIDEELQRGERVLQTAEEAAARHDFAISTELMQAREVGPAIVDEAIERDVDLIIMGTSYKRRFGEFDPGRTMPYVLKHAPCAVWVLREPAPVEALRR, encoded by the coding sequence GTGGCGACCCGTTTTCGCCGGATTCTTGTGCCCGTGAAGGGCTATCCGACCGATGCAGAGGCAATCGGGTTGGCCTGCACGCTTGCAAAACGCGATCGTGGTCAGGTCTTCGCGATTTACGTTATCGAAGTGAAGCGATCGTTGCCGATCGACGTCGAAATTGACGAAGAGCTGCAACGAGGTGAGCGCGTCCTCCAGACGGCAGAAGAGGCGGCGGCGCGCCACGACTTTGCGATCAGCACGGAGCTGATGCAGGCGCGCGAAGTCGGCCCGGCGATCGTCGACGAAGCGATTGAGCGCGATGTCGACTTGATTATCATGGGCACCAGCTACAAGCGCCGCTTCGGCGAATTCGACCCGGGGCGAACGATGCCCTATGTCTTGAAACACGCCCCGTGCGCGGTTTGGGTCTTGCGCGAGCCGGCACCGGTTGAGGCGCTGCGGCGATGA